The Prosthecodimorpha staleyi genome has a window encoding:
- the tldD gene encoding metalloprotease TldD — protein sequence MTLHAVDLFAATGLDLETARRLTAEATEGADDGELFLEYRQSESLVFDNGRLKSANFDTTQGFGLRSVVGEAAGFAHSGEVSEAALRRAADAVKAVRGGYSGSYAAAPQRTNVRLYGEENPLVAPTFEEKAKLLAEIDAFARARDPRVRQVTVSLGGSWQVVEILRADGHRVRDVRPLVRFNVNIVVGEGDRQESGGHGMGGREGFGQFVASGSWHEAVEKALAEALTNLDAVPAPAGTFDVVLGPGWPGVMLHEAVGHGLEGDFNRKKTSAFAGLLGQRVAAPGVTVVDDGTLAARRGSLSVDDEGTPTNCTTLIEDGILVGYMQDRQNARLMGMKPTGNGRRESFAHIPMPRMTNTYMLAGTHAPEEIIGSVKNGIYAVSFGGGQVDITSGKFVFGCTEAYMIENGKVGRPIKGAMLIGNGPDAMTRVRMVGNDLALDRGIGTCGKAGQGVPVGVGQPTLRMDAITVGGTQA from the coding sequence ATGACCCTTCACGCCGTCGATCTCTTCGCCGCCACCGGCCTCGATCTGGAAACCGCCCGCCGCCTGACGGCTGAGGCGACCGAGGGGGCAGACGACGGGGAACTGTTTCTCGAATACCGGCAGTCGGAATCGCTGGTCTTCGACAATGGCCGGCTGAAATCGGCCAATTTCGACACCACCCAGGGCTTCGGCCTGCGCTCGGTGGTCGGCGAGGCGGCCGGCTTCGCCCATTCGGGCGAGGTCTCGGAGGCCGCGCTGCGGCGCGCCGCCGACGCCGTCAAGGCGGTGCGCGGCGGCTATTCGGGCAGCTACGCGGCCGCCCCGCAGCGGACTAATGTCCGGCTCTACGGCGAGGAGAACCCGCTCGTCGCGCCCACCTTCGAGGAGAAGGCGAAGCTCCTCGCCGAGATCGACGCCTTCGCGCGGGCCCGCGACCCGCGCGTGCGGCAGGTGACGGTGTCGCTCGGCGGCTCCTGGCAGGTGGTCGAGATCCTGCGCGCCGACGGGCACCGGGTGCGCGACGTGCGCCCGCTGGTGCGCTTCAACGTCAACATCGTCGTCGGCGAGGGCGACCGGCAGGAATCCGGCGGCCACGGCATGGGCGGCCGAGAGGGCTTCGGCCAGTTCGTCGCCTCCGGCTCCTGGCACGAGGCGGTCGAGAAGGCGCTCGCCGAGGCGCTGACCAATCTCGACGCCGTCCCGGCGCCGGCTGGCACCTTCGACGTCGTGCTCGGGCCGGGCTGGCCGGGCGTGATGCTGCATGAGGCCGTCGGCCACGGCCTGGAGGGCGACTTCAACCGCAAGAAGACCTCGGCCTTCGCCGGCCTGCTCGGCCAGCGGGTCGCCGCGCCCGGCGTCACCGTGGTCGACGACGGCACGCTCGCGGCCCGGCGCGGCTCGCTCTCGGTCGACGACGAGGGCACGCCGACCAACTGCACCACCCTGATCGAGGACGGCATCCTGGTCGGCTATATGCAGGACCGGCAGAATGCGCGGCTGATGGGCATGAAGCCGACCGGCAACGGCCGGCGCGAATCCTTCGCCCATATCCCGATGCCGCGCATGACCAACACCTACATGCTGGCCGGCACCCATGCGCCGGAGGAGATCATCGGCTCGGTCAAGAACGGCATCTACGCGGTCTCCTTCGGCGGCGGTCAGGTCGACATCACCTCCGGCAAGTTCGTGTTCGGCTGCACCGAGGCCTACATGATCGAGAACGGCAAGGTCGGCCGCCCGATCAAGGGCGCCATGCTGATCGGCAACGGCCCGGACGCCATGACCCGGGTCCGGATGGTCGGCAACGACCTCGCCCTCGACCGCGGCATCGGCACCTGCGGCAAGGCCGGCCAGGGC